Proteins from a genomic interval of Nocardia sp. BMG51109:
- a CDS encoding class I adenylate-forming enzyme family protein, whose translation MDSVNGGGPRGVNGDGPREGDGGGPPGPPRPIARVLDAALAARPDAPAVEAASGAWSYAELDEQAERAAGALWSLGARPGDRVAACLPNDLDIVAAFHGAQRIGAVWAGIGEALSGSEQRHLADLIDPAVVLAGARCRVESPATVDPERWASLLGAGSQAPHVDHDIDAPAGIAFTSGTSGQPKAVVHSQRNLMLPGAALVATRGWGPDLRKGDSFPFTVLNMLVLSTLLTAQAGGCAVVMDRRDVDGVAEWIAAHRVTVWNGAPAQLYDLARQPHLDLGSLREVWSGASDTPDSVRTAFAEAHGPVPRATYGLTEAPTVVSIDPPGRDWLSGGSGRLLPQYDVAAYDDDGHRLPPGEPGELRLAGTRTGPWAGLWTPLLGYWEGGRVRPAPPAPIPTGDIGTVDAEGNLSVLDRKKMVIIRGGANVYPLEVERVLGAHPDVAKAAVCAVPDERLGQKVAAIIESVGSAVDFEELAALCRRELAGYKVPEIWTRVDALPMNAMGKIERTRLAELVAPPAGRQP comes from the coding sequence GTGGACAGTGTCAATGGCGGCGGCCCACGCGGTGTCAACGGCGACGGCCCACGGGAAGGCGACGGCGGAGGCCCGCCGGGTCCCCCGCGGCCGATCGCCCGGGTGCTGGACGCCGCCCTCGCCGCGCGTCCCGACGCCCCGGCCGTCGAAGCCGCCTCGGGCGCTTGGAGTTACGCCGAACTCGACGAACAGGCCGAGCGTGCGGCCGGTGCGCTGTGGTCGCTGGGCGCGCGGCCCGGCGACCGGGTGGCGGCCTGCCTGCCCAACGATCTCGACATCGTGGCCGCCTTCCACGGTGCGCAGCGCATCGGCGCGGTGTGGGCGGGTATCGGCGAGGCGTTGTCCGGGAGCGAACAGCGGCACCTCGCCGACCTCATCGATCCGGCGGTCGTACTCGCCGGCGCGCGCTGCCGGGTGGAATCCCCGGCGACCGTCGATCCCGAACGCTGGGCGTCGCTGCTGGGCGCCGGCTCGCAGGCACCGCACGTCGACCACGACATCGACGCCCCGGCCGGAATCGCCTTCACCAGCGGCACATCCGGGCAGCCCAAGGCGGTGGTGCACAGCCAGCGCAACCTGATGCTGCCCGGCGCCGCCCTGGTCGCCACCCGCGGCTGGGGCCCGGACCTGCGCAAGGGCGACAGCTTCCCGTTCACCGTGCTCAATATGCTGGTGCTGTCGACCCTGCTCACCGCCCAGGCGGGCGGCTGCGCGGTGGTCATGGATCGCCGCGACGTCGACGGCGTCGCGGAATGGATTGCCGCGCACCGGGTCACGGTCTGGAACGGCGCACCCGCCCAGCTCTACGATCTGGCGCGACAGCCGCATCTGGATCTCGGATCGCTGCGGGAGGTCTGGAGCGGCGCCAGCGACACCCCCGACTCGGTCCGCACCGCCTTCGCCGAGGCGCACGGACCGGTCCCCCGCGCCACCTACGGGCTGACCGAGGCGCCGACCGTGGTCTCGATCGACCCGCCCGGCCGCGACTGGCTCTCCGGCGGCAGCGGCCGGCTGCTGCCGCAGTACGACGTCGCCGCCTACGACGACGACGGCCACCGGCTGCCCCCCGGAGAGCCTGGCGAACTGCGGCTCGCGGGCACTCGCACCGGCCCGTGGGCCGGGCTCTGGACGCCGCTGCTCGGCTACTGGGAGGGCGGCCGCGTCCGCCCGGCCCCGCCCGCCCCGATCCCGACCGGCGATATCGGCACCGTCGACGCCGAGGGCAATCTCTCGGTGCTGGACCGCAAGAAGATGGTGATCATCCGCGGCGGCGCCAACGTCTATCCGCTCGAGGTGGAGCGCGTCCTCGGCGCGCACCCGGACGTCGCCAAGGCCGCGGTCTGCGCGGTGCCGGACGAACGGCTCGGGCAGAAGGTCGCCGCGATCATCGAGAGCGTCGGCTCCGCAGTCGATTTCGAGGAACTCGCCGCACTGTGCCGCCGCGAACTGGCGGGCTACAAGGTGCCCGAGATCTGGACCCGGGTGGACGCCCTGCCGATGAACGCCATGGGCAAGATCGAACGAACCCGCCTCGCCGAACTCGTCGCACCCCCGGCCGGGAGGCAGCCGTGA
- a CDS encoding CaiB/BaiF CoA-transferase family protein has protein sequence MEYAGPLSGIRVIDLTAMVMGPYCTQIMADMGAEVIKIEPPAGDNTRYISVGPERGMAGVFVNVNRGKRSVVLDLRSAEGEAALRDLIAGSDVFIHSMRAAAVERLGFGYDAVAAVNPAIVYTNCYGYGRRGRDAGRTAYDDTIQAECGLPDVQRQLTGSTGYVGTIMADKIAGLTALYATTMALFHRERTGEGQEVEVAMFETMAAFMLVEHANGAMFDPPLGSAAYPRAVAPNRKPYRTADGHISALVYNDKQWAAFVEAVQPPWAGPEFATLEQRAARIDTIYARLGETFAERTTDEWLELLRALDIPAARVNSLDDLFENPHLLDSGFFETVDSPNGPVRFPGPPAWFSRTPGRVAGPAPRLGADTAQVVSELRSAETNGRAR, from the coding sequence ATGGAATATGCAGGTCCGCTGTCCGGTATCCGTGTCATCGACCTGACGGCGATGGTCATGGGTCCGTACTGCACACAGATCATGGCCGATATGGGCGCGGAGGTCATCAAGATCGAGCCGCCCGCCGGGGACAACACCCGCTACATCTCGGTGGGTCCGGAGCGGGGGATGGCCGGTGTCTTCGTCAACGTGAACCGCGGCAAACGCAGTGTGGTGCTCGATCTGCGGAGCGCGGAAGGTGAAGCGGCACTGCGTGATCTGATCGCCGGGAGCGACGTGTTCATCCACTCGATGCGCGCCGCGGCGGTCGAGCGGCTGGGCTTCGGGTACGACGCGGTGGCCGCCGTGAACCCGGCGATCGTCTACACCAACTGTTACGGCTACGGCAGGCGCGGTCGCGATGCCGGTCGCACCGCCTACGACGACACCATCCAGGCGGAGTGCGGATTGCCGGACGTCCAGCGGCAACTCACCGGGAGTACCGGCTATGTCGGCACCATCATGGCCGACAAGATCGCCGGGCTGACCGCGCTGTACGCGACGACGATGGCGCTGTTCCATCGCGAACGCACGGGGGAGGGGCAGGAGGTCGAGGTCGCCATGTTCGAGACCATGGCCGCGTTCATGCTCGTGGAACACGCGAACGGGGCGATGTTCGACCCGCCGCTGGGCAGTGCGGCCTACCCGCGCGCCGTGGCGCCCAACCGCAAGCCCTACCGCACCGCCGACGGCCACATCTCCGCGCTGGTCTACAACGACAAGCAGTGGGCGGCGTTCGTGGAGGCGGTGCAACCGCCCTGGGCCGGACCGGAATTCGCGACCCTGGAACAGCGGGCGGCGCGGATCGACACGATCTACGCCCGGCTCGGCGAGACCTTCGCCGAGCGGACCACCGACGAGTGGCTGGAACTCCTGCGCGCCCTGGATATTCCGGCCGCCCGCGTCAACTCGCTGGACGACCTGTTCGAGAATCCGCATCTGCTCGACTCCGGATTCTTCGAGACCGTCGACAGCCCGAATGGCCCGGTGCGGTTTCCGGGGCCGCCGGCATGGTTCTCGCGCACGCCCGGGCGGGTCGCGGGACCGGCGCCGCGGCTGGGCGCCGATACCGCGCAGGTGGTGTCCGAGCTGCGGTCCGCCGAGACGAACGGCCGGGCGCGATGA
- a CDS encoding acetyl-CoA hydrolase/transferase family protein: MTPDELDLREILRPGDRIVVGQACGEPQTLVEALIAQGGEIGGLSAFIATSFSGLFTPAATESFALSSMGAIGALRAVAKEHRLAVVPCHVGRVGPLIEAGILGCDVAFVQVSPADERGEHSLGLISDYVRAAVAAARVVVAEVNDQVPHTFGERLSASEIDYAVTVSRTPVRVPPARIGPVDEAIAAHAAAYIDDGAVLQTGVGAVPDAILRLLRDRTDLGVHSGMIGDGLVDLVEAGAVTNARKKIDRGVSITGALIGTERLYRFADRNPALRMCTTGYTHDAGVLAQVERLVTVNSAMEVDLTGQVNAEQSGAAYVGGTGGQVDFVRAGARSPGGHAIIALPATAKGGTISRITPALSGPVTTARSDVDVIVTEFGAAELAGQSLAERTRRLIAVAHPDFREELEREAYVIQQRGF, from the coding sequence ATGACCCCCGACGAGCTGGACCTGCGGGAGATCCTGCGGCCGGGTGACCGGATCGTGGTCGGGCAGGCCTGCGGTGAGCCGCAGACGTTGGTCGAGGCGCTGATCGCGCAGGGCGGGGAGATCGGCGGGCTGTCGGCGTTCATCGCCACGAGCTTCTCCGGGCTGTTCACCCCGGCGGCCACCGAGTCGTTCGCGCTGTCCAGCATGGGGGCGATCGGGGCGCTGCGGGCGGTGGCGAAGGAGCACCGGCTGGCCGTCGTGCCGTGCCATGTCGGCCGGGTGGGTCCGTTGATCGAGGCCGGAATCCTCGGCTGCGACGTGGCTTTCGTTCAGGTGAGCCCCGCCGACGAGCGCGGGGAGCACAGCCTCGGACTGATCAGCGACTACGTGCGGGCGGCCGTCGCGGCGGCTCGCGTGGTGGTCGCGGAGGTCAACGATCAGGTTCCGCACACGTTCGGGGAGCGGCTGTCCGCGTCCGAGATCGACTACGCCGTCACGGTTTCCCGGACACCGGTGCGGGTGCCGCCCGCGCGGATCGGTCCGGTGGACGAGGCCATCGCCGCACATGCCGCCGCCTATATCGACGACGGCGCGGTGCTACAGACCGGTGTGGGCGCGGTGCCCGACGCCATACTGCGGCTGCTGCGCGACCGCACCGATCTCGGGGTGCACTCCGGGATGATCGGCGACGGCCTGGTCGACCTGGTGGAGGCGGGCGCTGTCACCAACGCGCGCAAGAAGATCGACCGCGGTGTCTCGATCACCGGTGCCCTCATCGGCACCGAGCGGCTGTACCGGTTCGCCGACCGCAATCCGGCCCTGCGGATGTGCACGACCGGCTACACGCACGACGCCGGTGTGCTGGCGCAGGTGGAGCGGCTGGTCACGGTGAACTCCGCGATGGAGGTCGATCTGACCGGTCAGGTGAACGCCGAGCAGAGCGGCGCGGCCTATGTCGGCGGCACCGGTGGTCAGGTGGATTTCGTTCGGGCCGGGGCGCGTTCGCCGGGCGGGCACGCGATCATCGCGCTCCCCGCGACCGCCAAGGGCGGCACGATCAGCCGCATCACCCCGGCACTGTCCGGGCCGGTGACAACGGCCCGCAGCGACGTCGACGTGATCGTCACCGAATTCGGCGCGGCGGAACTCGCCGGACAATCCCTCGCCGAGCGCACCCGCAGGCTGATCGCCGTGGCGCACCCCGACTTTCGCGAAGAGCTCGAGCGAGAAGCGTACGTGATCCAGCAGAGAGGTTTCTGA
- a CDS encoding enoyl-CoA hydratase/isomerase family protein, which produces MSDAPASPGNSASRDVSAQAPSEAVLFEARPDGIAVITLNRPERRNCLAADVRAGLFEAWDRFERDPALRVAILTGAGPKAFCAGGDLEEMVATGMGVPPREMFPLPYDTLELSKPTIAAVNGAAFAGGWMIAQACDLCVASTTATFAITEVKVGRSSPWAAPLIHMIPQRIMMELLLTGKPINARRAYEIGLVNRLAEPGELLDTAVELAAEVLAGAPLSVRAARDTVMLATEMGRSAALQAARHASVECYTSEDAQEGPKAFAEKRRPRWKGR; this is translated from the coding sequence ATGTCCGACGCCCCAGCATCGCCCGGCAATTCCGCATCCCGCGATGTTTCCGCCCAGGCCCCCTCCGAGGCAGTACTTTTCGAGGCGCGCCCGGACGGCATCGCGGTGATCACCCTGAACCGCCCGGAGCGGCGCAACTGCCTGGCGGCGGACGTGCGCGCCGGGCTGTTCGAGGCGTGGGACCGGTTCGAGCGCGATCCCGCACTGCGCGTGGCGATCCTGACCGGGGCGGGCCCGAAGGCATTCTGCGCGGGCGGCGACCTCGAGGAGATGGTGGCGACCGGAATGGGAGTGCCACCGCGCGAGATGTTCCCGCTGCCCTACGACACCCTCGAACTGTCCAAGCCCACCATCGCGGCCGTCAACGGCGCCGCCTTCGCCGGCGGCTGGATGATCGCCCAGGCCTGCGACCTGTGCGTCGCCAGCACCACCGCCACCTTCGCGATCACGGAGGTGAAGGTGGGCCGCAGCTCCCCGTGGGCCGCACCGCTGATCCACATGATCCCGCAGCGCATCATGATGGAACTGCTGCTGACCGGCAAGCCGATCAACGCCCGCCGCGCCTACGAGATCGGCTTGGTGAACCGGCTGGCGGAACCGGGCGAATTGCTGGATACCGCAGTGGAGTTGGCCGCCGAGGTGCTGGCAGGCGCCCCACTATCGGTGCGCGCGGCCCGCGATACGGTCATGCTCGCGACGGAGATGGGGCGTTCCGCGGCCTTGCAGGCGGCGCGGCACGCGTCGGTCGAGTGCTACACCAGCGAGGATGCGCAGGAAGGACCGAAAGCCTTTGCGGAGAAGCGTAGACCGCGGTGGAAGGGCCGGTGA
- a CDS encoding AraC family transcriptional regulator — MICRCGVAEVVIGGWISALVRRARCKNYRVGGTPVNTVVDIRSTPELGPKQALEQWEDVVSGSVIPMAVGNPQLDRFHGRIRLATYDTVGIVSIEATPHREYRARRHTGQPDDPVLTVCFQTVGRSRMDISGRVGAIESSGMYIYDSTDTIDACYESAWGVTLALAPMSSIVERTGLPIGRLPINARLPTVNGAVGVIERFFRGLLAVQQTDPAAAAVLGAHATDLIASAVLLTSGTRLTGLPAEALARQQVLAFVRNHYTEPDLTMDRIAQACAVSRRTLYRLFEDVEGGVGAIVRRRRIGTAQAWLRADRVRSLESVAAGCGFASDRHFYRVFKQQTGMTPGEYRVLQHTAPLPDA; from the coding sequence ATGATTTGTCGGTGTGGTGTTGCCGAAGTTGTGATAGGAGGCTGGATTTCGGCCCTGGTCCGGCGAGCCCGGTGCAAGAATTATCGCGTGGGTGGCACCCCCGTGAACACTGTCGTCGACATACGGTCGACGCCCGAGCTTGGGCCCAAGCAGGCGCTCGAGCAGTGGGAGGATGTGGTCTCCGGATCCGTTATTCCGATGGCGGTCGGTAATCCGCAGTTGGATCGGTTCCACGGCCGGATCAGGCTTGCTACCTACGACACCGTAGGCATCGTATCGATCGAAGCCACACCACACCGGGAATACCGGGCGCGGCGACACACCGGCCAGCCGGACGATCCGGTTCTGACGGTGTGCTTTCAGACAGTCGGCCGGTCCCGGATGGACATATCCGGTCGAGTCGGCGCGATCGAGTCGAGCGGGATGTACATCTACGATAGCACTGACACAATAGACGCATGCTATGAGAGTGCGTGGGGAGTGACCCTGGCGCTGGCGCCGATGTCCAGCATTGTGGAGCGGACCGGGTTGCCGATCGGTCGGCTACCCATCAATGCTCGGCTGCCCACCGTCAACGGCGCGGTCGGTGTGATCGAGCGGTTCTTCCGGGGGCTGCTGGCGGTGCAGCAGACCGACCCGGCGGCCGCGGCGGTGCTGGGCGCGCACGCTACCGACCTGATCGCCTCGGCGGTCCTGCTGACGTCCGGTACCCGGCTCACGGGGCTGCCGGCGGAGGCGCTGGCCCGGCAGCAGGTGCTGGCGTTCGTCCGGAATCATTACACCGAACCGGATCTCACGATGGACCGGATCGCGCAGGCGTGCGCGGTGTCGCGGCGCACTCTGTATCGGTTGTTCGAGGATGTCGAGGGTGGTGTCGGTGCGATTGTGCGGCGGCGCCGTATCGGTACTGCGCAGGCTTGGCTTCGCGCGGACCGTGTTCGGTCGCTCGAGTCGGTCGCCGCGGGGTGCGGTTTCGCTTCGGATCGGCACTTCTATCGGGTCTTCAAGCAGCAGACGGGTATGACGCCCGGCGAGTACCGGGTGCTGCAGCACACGGCACCGTTACCGGATGCGTAA
- a CDS encoding pyridoxamine 5'-phosphate oxidase family protein codes for MTSSLSVSHLLPPDEALRRLGTVRFGRIVYSRYALFTVHPVDHVVHDGVIIVHADPAVLVISGERQAVAYEADTIDHDTRAGWHVTVEGVAEEVTDVGHYREVWGRAAEEDGRFLQIHPEVVTGAEYRGAATA; via the coding sequence ATGACCTCCAGCTTGTCCGTGTCTCATCTGCTGCCGCCCGACGAAGCCCTGCGGCGGCTGGGCACCGTCCGATTCGGTCGGATCGTCTACTCCCGTTACGCGCTGTTCACGGTGCACCCGGTTGATCATGTCGTGCACGACGGCGTGATCATCGTGCACGCCGACCCGGCGGTTCTCGTCATCAGCGGTGAGCGTCAAGCCGTCGCCTACGAGGCCGACACCATCGATCACGACACCCGGGCCGGCTGGCACGTCACCGTCGAAGGCGTCGCCGAGGAGGTCACCGACGTCGGTCACTACCGCGAGGTCTGGGGCCGCGCCGCGGAGGAGGACGGTCGGTTCCTCCAGATCCATCCCGAGGTCGTCACCGGCGCCGAATACCGCGGTGCGGCAACGGCCTGA
- a CDS encoding pyridoxamine 5'-phosphate oxidase family protein, translating into MTSRLSVSHLLPPDEALRRLATVRFGRLVYSRRALLAVHPVDHLVDDGVIVVHTDPATLTLTGHRQVVAYEADSIDNDTRVGWHVTVEGVVEEVGEPDRLRWYQEVWHPAAVAGRLLRIHPEIVTGAEYRGPATIMTG; encoded by the coding sequence ATGACATCCCGCCTGTCCGTATCTCATCTGTTGCCGCCCGACGAAGCCCTGCGGCGGCTGGCGACCGTCCGGTTCGGGCGCCTCGTCTACTCCCGGCGTGCCCTGTTGGCGGTGCATCCGGTGGACCACCTCGTCGACGACGGTGTGATCGTCGTGCACACCGACCCGGCGACGCTCACTCTCACCGGTCACCGCCAAGTCGTTGCCTACGAAGCGGATTCCATCGATAACGACACCCGCGTGGGCTGGCACGTCACCGTCGAGGGAGTCGTCGAAGAGGTCGGCGAGCCGGATCGGCTCCGGTGGTATCAAGAGGTCTGGCACCCTGCCGCCGTCGCCGGCCGGCTTCTGCGGATCCATCCCGAGATCGTCACGGGTGCCGAATATCGCGGTCCGGCAACGATAATGACGGGATGA
- a CDS encoding phosphotransferase: MKRADLTVPADWDDITPEWMTAAIGHRHPGAEVSDVTVRMRDDGTNRRARLGLSYAKGSGPATIFAKATDPSHNAIHKLTSGLFHEPRLFDSGVALPIECPAVYAALIDTANETFCLVMEDLAARGADMRDATRPLSVEQAADGVRALAALHGRFWEDRVLQDRKLHWLEPFRPWRGMRAAPVERAFARLGDKAPAAVTALTMDALIDDLWKPYIRTLTTTPQTLLHGDPHIGNTYVLPGDRVGFLDWQVVRHGNWSLDLGYFLQGALSIADRRDHELALLAEYHDALDVPIDEKPVLDEILLRYRASVAHGLTLWLCTASAGEWQRPDIAVALAHRYATAYDDLDTPAALARIAA, translated from the coding sequence ATGAAGCGTGCGGACCTGACGGTGCCGGCGGACTGGGACGACATCACGCCGGAGTGGATGACGGCCGCGATCGGTCACCGCCACCCCGGCGCCGAGGTCTCCGATGTCACGGTGCGCATGCGCGACGACGGAACGAACCGGCGCGCCCGCCTCGGCCTGAGCTATGCGAAAGGTTCCGGCCCCGCAACGATTTTCGCGAAGGCCACCGATCCGTCGCACAACGCGATCCACAAGCTCACCAGCGGCCTGTTCCACGAACCGCGCCTGTTCGACAGCGGCGTCGCTCTGCCGATCGAATGCCCCGCCGTCTACGCCGCGCTCATCGACACGGCGAACGAGACCTTCTGCCTGGTGATGGAGGACCTGGCCGCGCGGGGAGCCGATATGCGCGACGCCACCCGGCCGCTGTCGGTCGAGCAGGCCGCCGACGGCGTCCGCGCGCTGGCCGCCCTGCACGGCCGGTTCTGGGAAGATCGGGTGCTGCAGGACCGAAAGCTGCACTGGCTGGAGCCCTTCCGCCCCTGGCGCGGCATGCGCGCGGCGCCGGTGGAGCGGGCGTTCGCGCGGCTCGGCGACAAGGCGCCCGCGGCGGTCACGGCGCTGACCATGGACGCGCTGATCGACGACCTCTGGAAGCCCTACATCCGGACCCTCACCACCACACCGCAAACCCTCCTGCACGGCGACCCGCACATCGGCAACACCTACGTGCTCCCCGGCGACCGGGTCGGCTTCCTCGACTGGCAGGTCGTCCGCCACGGCAACTGGTCCCTCGACCTCGGCTACTTCCTGCAGGGCGCGCTGAGCATCGCCGACCGCCGCGACCACGAACTGGCGCTCCTCGCCGAATACCACGACGCCCTCGACGTCCCCATCGACGAGAAACCCGTCCTCGACGAGATCCTGCTCCGCTACCGCGCCTCGGTGGCCCACGGCCTCACCCTGTGGCTGTGCACCGCGAGCGCGGGCGAATGGCAACGCCCCGACATCGCCGTGGCCCTGGCCCACCGCTACGCAACCGCCTACGACGACCTGGACACCCCGGCCGCGCTCGCCCGCATCGCGGCATGA
- a CDS encoding SDR family NAD(P)-dependent oxidoreductase translates to MSWFERRAGLDGTVAVVVGGAGGLGSAIVADLAANGVRIAVLDRDSEAAGALRQQLGEDGLVQVGDAREPETLGAFLDAVDARWGRLDTLVNVVGGTFRAPFTETNAKGWDALIRANLSTVLHACSLAVPRMRAGGRGGSIVNITTIEAHRAAPGFAVYSGAKAAVEQFARTLAVEVAPDAIRVNNVAPDYVPTPGLAGIPHTDNPLHDPVGVRVAIPMGRVGDPTDVSNCVVFLASRLSSYLTGTTLHPDGGTHASSGWFHWPEEGWANHAPLRLLHNGG, encoded by the coding sequence ATGAGCTGGTTCGAACGGCGGGCCGGGCTGGACGGCACGGTCGCCGTGGTCGTCGGCGGCGCGGGCGGCCTGGGATCGGCGATCGTCGCCGATCTGGCGGCCAACGGCGTGCGAATCGCGGTGCTGGACAGGGATTCCGAGGCGGCCGGCGCGCTGCGGCAGCAGCTGGGCGAGGACGGGCTGGTGCAGGTCGGCGACGCTCGCGAGCCGGAGACTCTCGGGGCGTTCCTCGACGCGGTGGATGCGCGTTGGGGCCGGCTGGACACCCTGGTCAACGTGGTCGGCGGCACCTTCCGCGCCCCGTTCACCGAGACGAACGCGAAGGGCTGGGACGCGCTGATCCGCGCCAACCTGAGCACCGTGCTGCACGCCTGCTCCCTGGCCGTCCCCCGGATGCGAGCGGGCGGACGCGGCGGCAGCATCGTCAATATCACCACGATCGAGGCACACCGCGCCGCACCGGGATTCGCGGTGTACTCGGGCGCCAAGGCGGCGGTCGAACAGTTCGCCCGCACCCTGGCGGTGGAGGTGGCCCCGGACGCCATCCGGGTGAACAACGTTGCGCCGGACTATGTCCCGACCCCCGGCCTGGCCGGCATCCCGCACACCGACAACCCGCTGCACGATCCGGTGGGCGTGCGGGTCGCCATTCCGATGGGCCGCGTCGGCGACCCCACCGACGTCTCGAACTGCGTGGTATTCCTGGCCTCCCGGCTCTCCTCGTACCTCACCGGCACGACCCTGCACCCCGACGGCGGCACGCACGCCTCGTCGGGCTGGTTCCACTGGCCGGAGGAAGGGTGGGCGAACCACGCCCCGCTGCGCCTGCTCCACAACGGCGGATAA
- a CDS encoding LLM class F420-dependent oxidoreductase, whose protein sequence is MTAAEHERGSRAVRFIFHYPELSGYEGDLLDAGPLPEIAAAAERHGFDAISLSEHPAPGARWLGAGGHQTLDPFVALAFAAAATERLRLLTYLSVAPYRNPMLLAKAVATLDKLSGGRAILGLGAGYQKSEFHALGVDFDERNALFDEALEVLPQHWRGEPFSYTGRHFSARDVVARPRPVQQPIPIWIGGNSALSRRRVSTRAQGWIPMTGGAELNATARTPALGTVADVGRAIAKVRAEARAAGRADHIDLVYSYQGEGITTPAADADRHRAALTELTEAGVDWVVVSNRGSDHRATLDFLAAFGDTYLDRAAR, encoded by the coding sequence GTGACCGCGGCAGAACACGAGAGAGGCTCGCGGGCCGTGCGTTTCATCTTTCACTACCCCGAGCTGTCGGGCTACGAGGGCGACCTGCTCGACGCGGGCCCGCTGCCCGAGATCGCCGCGGCGGCCGAGCGGCACGGCTTCGACGCGATCTCGCTGAGCGAGCATCCCGCCCCCGGCGCCCGGTGGCTCGGCGCCGGCGGGCACCAGACCCTGGATCCGTTCGTCGCCCTCGCCTTCGCGGCGGCCGCGACCGAGCGGCTGCGGCTGCTCACCTATCTGTCGGTCGCGCCGTACCGCAACCCGATGCTGCTGGCCAAGGCGGTCGCCACCCTGGACAAGCTGTCCGGCGGGCGGGCGATCCTGGGCCTCGGCGCCGGGTACCAGAAGAGCGAATTCCATGCCCTGGGAGTCGATTTCGACGAACGCAACGCGCTGTTCGACGAGGCACTGGAGGTGCTGCCGCAGCATTGGCGCGGCGAGCCGTTCAGCTACACGGGCCGCCATTTCAGCGCCCGCGACGTGGTGGCGCGGCCGCGACCGGTGCAGCAGCCGATCCCGATCTGGATCGGCGGCAATTCCGCCCTGAGCCGCCGGCGCGTCAGCACTCGCGCGCAGGGCTGGATCCCGATGACCGGGGGTGCGGAGCTGAACGCCACGGCCCGCACGCCGGCCCTGGGCACCGTGGCCGATGTGGGCCGAGCCATCGCGAAGGTTCGCGCCGAGGCCCGGGCGGCCGGGCGCGCCGACCACATCGACCTCGTGTACTCCTATCAGGGCGAAGGCATCACCACCCCGGCCGCCGACGCCGACCGGCATCGCGCCGCGTTGACGGAGCTGACCGAGGCGGGCGTGGACTGGGTCGTGGTCTCCAACCGCGGCAGCGACCATCGGGCCACCCTGGACTTCCTCGCGGCCTTCGGCGATACCTATCTCGACCGGGCGGCGCGATGA